A part of Thermocrinis albus DSM 14484 genomic DNA contains:
- a CDS encoding NADH-quinone oxidoreductase subunit N, which produces MNMVVEYPNLSLLIPEIVVLLTGFALFTLDLIYRRLSHWVALWLSLVGYLIAFLYLLFNISATGSTFYGLYVRDPMSSLFQLVMIGLTMMVLPFAQQYLKHRGSLYREFYYFLAFALAGGMFLVSSYNLVVLYVALEAVSISFYVMTALLKGDFLSKEGAFKYLVLGGLSIALASYGAAFLYLYGGSLDLREVLAFHHKDTRLLVAGLVLLLMGFAIKIGAVPFHFWLPDAYHGAPTPVTAYMASVGKLAFFAPVVRIMPLVQEHFANTWVITVSIISVLTMLYGNLVALVQRDVKRMLAYSSIAHSGYIMAGIAVAQVIGLKAVLYFLVAYAFMGVAGFLVLAVLERSQEWRGYLEEFSGVRFHMPWLAFAFMLVLLALLGVPPTVGFVGKALVFLSLSYEKLWWVAFVMIVATGISTGYYLRLIALMFMKEPVKGVEFRITPVEKVLLVFLSVLVVLLGAVPIFLWSLVSPSAEILFKR; this is translated from the coding sequence ATGAACATGGTGGTAGAGTATCCTAACCTCTCCCTTCTTATACCGGAGATAGTGGTTTTGCTAACAGGATTTGCTCTTTTCACTTTGGATCTCATCTACAGGCGGCTTTCTCACTGGGTGGCCCTATGGTTGAGTCTCGTGGGTTATCTGATTGCTTTTCTGTATCTTCTTTTTAACATATCTGCCACGGGAAGTACCTTCTACGGGCTTTACGTGAGAGATCCCATGTCCTCTCTGTTCCAACTTGTTATGATAGGCCTCACCATGATGGTTCTTCCCTTCGCTCAGCAGTATTTAAAACACAGGGGATCTCTATACAGAGAGTTTTACTACTTTCTCGCCTTTGCCCTCGCCGGAGGTATGTTCTTAGTGTCCTCCTATAATCTGGTGGTGCTCTACGTAGCCTTGGAAGCGGTGTCCATAAGCTTCTACGTTATGACGGCCCTCCTGAAAGGAGACTTTCTATCCAAGGAAGGTGCCTTCAAATACCTGGTGTTGGGTGGTCTCAGTATAGCGCTAGCCTCTTACGGAGCAGCTTTTCTTTACCTGTACGGTGGTTCTCTGGATCTCAGGGAGGTGTTGGCGTTCCATCACAAAGATACCCGACTTTTGGTGGCTGGACTAGTCCTCTTACTGATGGGGTTTGCCATAAAGATAGGTGCCGTTCCCTTCCATTTTTGGCTACCTGATGCTTACCACGGTGCTCCTACTCCCGTCACCGCTTACATGGCTTCCGTGGGTAAGCTGGCCTTCTTTGCTCCCGTAGTGAGAATAATGCCTTTGGTGCAGGAACACTTTGCCAACACGTGGGTCATAACGGTGAGCATTATATCGGTTCTCACCATGCTCTACGGTAATCTTGTAGCTTTGGTGCAAAGAGACGTCAAGAGGATGCTGGCTTACTCTTCCATAGCTCACTCTGGGTACATAATGGCGGGTATAGCGGTAGCCCAGGTGATAGGTCTCAAGGCGGTCCTTTACTTCCTTGTGGCTTACGCTTTTATGGGAGTAGCAGGTTTTCTGGTCTTGGCGGTTTTGGAAAGATCACAGGAGTGGCGTGGGTATCTGGAGGAGTTTTCTGGTGTCAGGTTTCACATGCCTTGGCTCGCCTTTGCCTTCATGTTGGTGCTTCTGGCCCTTTTGGGTGTTCCTCCTACGGTGGGTTTTGTAGGAAAGGCTTTGGTGTTCCTGTCTTTATCCTATGAAAAACTCTGGTGGGTAGCCTTTGTGATGATAGTGGCTACAGGCATATCTACGGGTTACTATCTCAGACTGATAGCTCTTATGTTCATGAAGGAGCCTGTTAAAGGTGTAGAATTCCGGATTACTCCTGTGGAGAAGGTTCTACTGGTATTTTTGTCTGTGTTGGTTGTACTGTTGGGTGCTGTGCCTATATTTTTATGGAGCTTGGTGAGTCCTTCTGCCGAAATCCTTTTCAAGAGGTGA
- a CDS encoding NADH-quinone oxidoreductase subunit A: MEYLGLVILALVMLVIALVMISLNYLFGPKTPSPLQDYPYECGVPLYDKTAQSTFHQGYYLLGLLLLLFDIEAAFLFPWTVVYKHLGLFGFVEFLLFLLILTYGLLYAWRKGALDWQFEEEYM; the protein is encoded by the coding sequence ATGGAGTACCTGGGTCTCGTCATACTGGCTTTGGTGATGTTGGTGATAGCCCTCGTCATGATAAGTCTTAACTACCTGTTTGGACCTAAAACACCTTCACCCCTGCAGGATTACCCTTACGAGTGCGGTGTCCCCCTCTACGACAAAACGGCCCAGTCCACCTTTCACCAAGGGTACTACCTTCTCGGACTTCTCTTGCTCCTGTTTGATATAGAAGCTGCCTTCCTCTTTCCGTGGACGGTGGTGTACAAACACTTGGGACTGTTCGGTTTCGTGGAGTTTCTCCTCTTCCTCCTCATCCTCACTTACGGTTTGCTTTACGCCTGGCGAAAGGGTGCCCTTGACTGGCAGTTTGAAGAAGAGTACATGTGA
- a CDS encoding NADH-quinone oxidoreductase subunit D: MPWAKEEDFIDLIPRYRDVKVQAKSTITEIWVPSSQLLDLLKTLKEEKGYKLFIDHSVVDFPDRSPRFMAFYILYNVHDRKRVVVKTWTDGVLPSIEKLWFAGKWAERECYDMFGIKYEGHENLVRAFMWETYPYHPLRKDFPLEGYATEYLPSLNEVLLGENLQGLMNYDRMHTPVPTLEDLEITEKKRLQKKAQLVLNWGPLHPGTHGTMWFLFDLEGERVVQCDVILGQLHRGVEKLAENEMYNQFLVYTDRMDYISALCSNQAWVVAVERLLGIEDLVPEKAKYIRTMMSELQRINSHLLWLGTYALDIGALTIFLYAFKEREKIMDIIEGITGARLTITYPRIGGVRMDLPEGALEVIKAFIKRLPYELREWETILSRNRIWLRRNKDIGVITEEDVYYYGLTGPVARGSGVPYDLRKLEPYDAYPWVEFDVPVGEVGDVYDRYLVRLEEMRQSVRIIEQCVQKLEKMPKDAPFFAESPDPKKLKLTLDGIGLKVPEGEIYSSGENPRGELGFYIYSTGGVKPYRVKIRPGSMYNLCVYPKLMKDRVVADAVAILASLDPVVGEIDR, translated from the coding sequence ATGCCGTGGGCAAAGGAAGAAGATTTCATTGATCTTATCCCAAGATACAGGGATGTAAAGGTACAGGCAAAATCCACCATAACGGAGATATGGGTACCATCGTCGCAACTTTTAGACCTTCTGAAGACCCTTAAGGAGGAGAAGGGTTATAAACTCTTCATAGATCATTCGGTGGTGGACTTTCCAGATCGTTCACCTCGTTTCATGGCCTTTTACATACTGTACAACGTACACGATAGGAAGAGGGTTGTGGTAAAAACCTGGACGGACGGAGTCCTTCCCAGTATAGAGAAGTTATGGTTTGCAGGTAAGTGGGCAGAGAGAGAGTGCTACGATATGTTCGGTATAAAGTACGAGGGACATGAGAACTTGGTGAGAGCTTTCATGTGGGAGACCTATCCCTACCATCCCCTGAGGAAAGACTTTCCCCTTGAGGGTTATGCCACGGAATACCTTCCGTCCCTCAACGAAGTTCTTTTGGGAGAAAACCTGCAGGGTCTTATGAACTACGATAGGATGCACACACCTGTGCCTACCTTAGAGGACCTAGAGATAACGGAGAAGAAGAGACTACAGAAGAAAGCTCAGTTAGTCCTCAACTGGGGACCCCTCCATCCTGGAACACACGGCACCATGTGGTTCCTCTTTGACCTAGAGGGGGAACGTGTGGTGCAGTGTGATGTTATCTTAGGTCAGTTACACAGGGGTGTAGAGAAGCTGGCCGAGAACGAAATGTACAACCAGTTTCTCGTTTACACCGACCGGATGGACTACATATCTGCTCTCTGTTCCAACCAAGCGTGGGTGGTGGCTGTGGAACGCCTGCTGGGCATAGAAGATCTCGTGCCTGAAAAGGCCAAGTACATAAGGACTATGATGTCGGAACTCCAAAGAATAAACTCCCACCTTCTTTGGTTAGGTACCTACGCACTGGACATCGGGGCTCTCACTATATTCTTGTATGCCTTTAAGGAAAGAGAGAAGATAATGGATATCATAGAGGGTATTACGGGTGCACGTCTCACCATAACGTACCCTCGCATAGGTGGTGTGCGCATGGACCTTCCCGAAGGAGCGCTAGAGGTGATTAAGGCTTTCATAAAGCGTCTCCCTTATGAACTGAGGGAGTGGGAGACGATCCTCAGCAGAAACAGAATATGGTTGAGAAGAAACAAAGACATAGGTGTGATAACGGAGGAGGATGTTTACTACTACGGTCTTACAGGTCCTGTGGCACGTGGTTCCGGCGTCCCCTACGATCTGCGAAAGCTAGAACCCTACGATGCTTACCCCTGGGTGGAATTTGATGTACCGGTGGGAGAGGTGGGAGACGTGTACGATAGGTATCTGGTGCGCCTCGAAGAGATGAGGCAGAGTGTAAGAATCATTGAGCAATGTGTCCAAAAGCTGGAAAAGATGCCTAAAGATGCACCCTTTTTTGCAGAGTCTCCGGATCCAAAGAAGCTGAAACTTACGCTGGACGGCATAGGTCTTAAGGTACCAGAAGGTGAGATATACTCCTCCGGTGAGAATCCTAGGGGAGAGCTGGGCTTTTACATCTACTCTACCGGAGGTGTAAAACCCTACAGGGTTAAGATAAGACCGGGCTCTATGTACAACCTGTGCGTGTATCCCAAGCTCATGAAAGACAGGGTGGTGGCAGATGCCGTGGCCATCTTGGCCAGTTTGGATCCGGTGGTGGGTGAGATAGACAGATGA
- the nuoH gene encoding NADH-quinone oxidoreductase subunit NuoH yields MELGVSLLVIAIKILVILGVVLGVGAYLTWVERKVAAHIQRRPGPMVVGWHGLLQPLADGLKLITKEDLFPRYGNKFLYNLAIVMALVPAVLVFAVVPFGPQVEILGVKVKPILTDVNVGLLLVFALGSMAVYAIALAGWASNSKYALIGSMRKAGIIVSYEVVITFAVMGPVILAGTLSTYDIVQKQIEQGLWYIWLQPLAFVVYLFAMLAETGRVPFDIQEAEAELVTGFTVEYGGMKFGIFPLVEWYVEVLSLSAIAVVLFLGGWSPINIPFLGFVDPLFFLGPLSPFVWFILKVTLLFLFVLWLHWTLPRYRIDQITETAWKVMLPITFINLVFTAVIAPLVWR; encoded by the coding sequence ATGGAGCTAGGTGTGAGCTTACTGGTGATAGCTATCAAGATTCTGGTAATACTGGGGGTAGTGTTGGGAGTGGGTGCATACCTTACGTGGGTGGAGAGAAAGGTGGCAGCTCACATTCAGCGAAGACCCGGTCCCATGGTGGTGGGATGGCATGGTCTCTTACAACCTCTGGCGGATGGGCTGAAACTTATAACCAAGGAGGATCTCTTTCCCAGATACGGTAACAAGTTCCTCTACAACTTAGCTATAGTCATGGCTTTGGTGCCAGCGGTGCTGGTGTTTGCGGTGGTACCTTTCGGTCCCCAGGTGGAGATACTGGGAGTTAAGGTAAAGCCTATACTGACAGATGTAAACGTGGGTCTTCTTTTGGTGTTCGCTCTTGGTTCTATGGCGGTGTACGCTATAGCGTTGGCAGGATGGGCTTCCAACTCCAAATACGCTCTTATAGGCTCCATGAGAAAGGCGGGTATCATCGTGTCCTACGAAGTGGTCATCACCTTCGCCGTCATGGGACCTGTCATACTGGCCGGGACTCTTTCCACCTACGATATTGTCCAAAAACAGATAGAGCAGGGGCTTTGGTACATATGGCTACAGCCTTTGGCTTTCGTGGTTTACCTGTTTGCCATGTTGGCAGAAACAGGAAGAGTCCCCTTTGATATTCAGGAGGCTGAGGCAGAACTGGTCACAGGTTTTACGGTAGAGTACGGTGGTATGAAGTTTGGCATATTCCCCTTGGTGGAATGGTACGTAGAAGTACTGTCTCTCTCAGCTATAGCGGTGGTACTCTTCTTGGGTGGTTGGTCTCCTATAAACATACCTTTTCTGGGATTCGTGGATCCTTTGTTTTTCTTGGGTCCCCTGTCTCCCTTTGTCTGGTTCATACTGAAGGTAACGTTGCTTTTCCTCTTTGTCCTTTGGCTTCACTGGACGCTCCCTCGCTACAGAATAGACCAGATCACGGAAACTGCCTGGAAGGTGATGCTTCCCATAACCTTCATCAACCTTGTGTTTACCGCAGTGATAGCACCTCTGGTGTGGAGGTAA
- a CDS encoding NuoI/complex I 23 kDa subunit family protein yields MIRKVFEKPLTWLERILFLDFIRGLSITIRHAFRRTITTHYPYEKLTPPKRFRGFFGHKVVDGREPQPAFDEWVERFKIEVVPGRSRCVVCLLCKRACPVPQLFEIEGEKLPNGKRRVSVFNMNMMLCTFCGFCVDACPVDCLFQSDIHETASYSRKDAVLDLETLERIGRDWQRRRENEPDRIWIDDEQRMKLWYENQLKLPEVKEN; encoded by the coding sequence ATGATAAGGAAAGTTTTTGAGAAACCCCTTACGTGGCTGGAGAGGATCCTATTTCTGGACTTTATCAGAGGGCTTTCCATCACCATAAGGCACGCCTTTCGCCGTACCATAACAACACATTACCCTTATGAAAAGCTGACCCCTCCCAAGCGGTTCAGAGGTTTCTTTGGTCATAAGGTGGTGGACGGTAGAGAGCCACAACCTGCTTTTGACGAGTGGGTAGAACGCTTCAAGATAGAGGTGGTACCCGGCAGAAGTAGGTGCGTGGTTTGCTTGCTCTGTAAGAGGGCTTGTCCCGTTCCCCAACTCTTTGAGATAGAGGGTGAGAAACTGCCCAACGGGAAGAGAAGGGTCAGTGTGTTTAACATGAACATGATGCTGTGCACCTTCTGTGGTTTCTGTGTAGATGCGTGTCCTGTGGACTGTCTTTTCCAAAGTGATATTCACGAAACGGCATCTTACAGTAGGAAGGATGCTGTCTTAGATCTGGAGACTTTGGAAAGAATAGGTAGAGATTGGCAGAGAAGGAGAGAGAATGAACCAGACAGAATTTGGATAGACGATGAACAGAGAATGAAGTTGTGGTATGAGAACCAGTTAAAACTACCGGAGGTGAAGGAAAATTGA
- a CDS encoding NADH-quinone oxidoreductase subunit J family protein gives MQWAAFGAFSLSALLFGLGVVLLPNPIYVILSLLASLISIAGVFFVAGAELVGALQLLIYAVAITVFYVFVLTAVPWEKALKKDSHYRVEGALTFPLLLLLYGQVIVTFLLGVSVSPKGEIRNILKDLTNTEAVGVILFSKYFLAFELVSLVLLIGMLGAILIGRKEERVYENDSP, from the coding sequence ATGCAGTGGGCGGCCTTCGGGGCCTTTTCTCTGTCTGCCCTGTTGTTTGGACTGGGTGTCGTTCTTCTCCCTAATCCCATATACGTTATCCTCTCCCTTTTGGCATCCCTCATCTCTATAGCAGGTGTGTTCTTCGTAGCCGGTGCAGAACTGGTAGGTGCCCTCCAGCTGCTCATATACGCTGTTGCCATAACGGTTTTCTATGTTTTTGTGCTTACTGCTGTTCCGTGGGAGAAGGCTCTAAAGAAAGACAGCCACTACAGGGTAGAAGGTGCTCTCACTTTTCCCCTTCTACTGCTCCTTTACGGACAGGTTATCGTCACCTTCCTTTTGGGTGTTTCTGTTTCTCCCAAAGGGGAGATAAGGAATATTCTGAAGGATCTTACCAACACGGAGGCGGTGGGTGTTATCCTGTTCAGTAAGTACTTCTTAGCCTTTGAGCTAGTTTCTTTGGTTCTACTAATAGGTATGCTGGGAGCCATATTGATAGGAAGAAAGGAGGAGAGAGTCTATGAGAACGATTCCCCTTGA
- the nuoK gene encoding NADH-quinone oxidoreductase subunit NuoK, whose amino-acid sequence MRTIPLEAYLILSFLLFGLGLLGMIARRNLVTVLMSMELALNAVNVALVGADVHLGMVEGQIFALFIIALAAAEAAVGLGIIIAIFRLRKVESTDEITDMRG is encoded by the coding sequence ATGAGAACGATTCCCCTTGAGGCCTATTTGATACTCTCCTTTCTGCTTTTTGGGCTCGGGCTTTTGGGAATGATAGCGAGGCGTAATCTGGTTACCGTCCTCATGAGTATGGAGTTGGCCCTCAACGCCGTCAATGTGGCTCTCGTGGGTGCAGATGTGCATCTGGGTATGGTGGAAGGACAGATATTTGCTCTCTTCATAATAGCTCTTGCTGCAGCTGAAGCTGCGGTGGGGCTTGGTATAATAATAGCCATCTTTCGACTCAGGAAGGTGGAGTCCACCGATGAGATAACAGACATGAGGGGATGA
- the nuoL gene encoding NADH-quinone oxidoreductase subunit L yields the protein MEFLLVLIFPVVAFLVVGLLGRRLGDFPSAIITVLASSLSFLFSLYAALQAIKNPVHVPLYTFILLQSKPLELGLLFDTLSSVVATLVTFVATFIFLYSIGYMRNLFGQWTYKFYAYLSFFLFSMLLIVLSDNLLLLFFGWEGVGLASYLLIGYFHEQRKATNAALEAFVMNRVGDWLFLLGILMSFITFGSIRYQEMWEKAHLVDPLMLSWACLLLFGGAVGKSGQVPLHTWLPNAMAGPTPVSALLHSSTMVAAGVYMVARLHPVFEASDTALKVIVLVGSVTALMAALAATSHTDIKKIIAFSTMSQLGLMFIALGLKDKLAGSFHLITHAFFKALLFLAAGSVIHTFHHKVHDIYEVGGLRNKMPVTYLSFMVGALALAGVFPFAGFWSKELILGRAYEASFGIGVLVSVVSVLTAYYIFREGFVMFHGEERKGGAHESEGVMILPMAVLMLGSVFAGFGVWWYGSLMGKEVHIHGDTVVLSLVIALVGIGVAYGVYVRRWLSAEELYRVLRPLHTTFREQFFTERFYHKTLAGGYLLWSKVMHQTVETLLIDGVVNGFYPLFRSVGGVINLLQRGKLNMYVLGIYAGLALLVLITILWR from the coding sequence ATGGAATTCCTACTGGTACTGATCTTTCCGGTTGTAGCCTTTTTGGTGGTGGGGCTTTTGGGAAGGAGACTGGGAGACTTTCCTTCCGCCATCATCACCGTACTGGCATCCTCTCTGTCCTTTCTGTTTTCCCTCTATGCCGCACTGCAGGCCATCAAAAACCCAGTGCATGTTCCCCTTTACACCTTCATCCTCCTACAGTCTAAACCCCTTGAGCTGGGCCTTCTCTTTGACACCCTTTCATCGGTGGTAGCCACACTGGTCACCTTCGTAGCCACCTTTATCTTCCTGTACTCGATAGGCTACATGAGGAACCTCTTCGGTCAGTGGACCTACAAGTTTTACGCTTACCTGTCCTTCTTCCTTTTCTCAATGCTTCTGATAGTTCTGTCTGACAATCTTCTTCTTCTCTTCTTTGGTTGGGAAGGTGTAGGACTAGCCTCTTACCTTCTGATAGGATACTTCCATGAGCAGAGGAAAGCCACCAACGCAGCGCTGGAAGCCTTTGTTATGAACAGAGTAGGGGACTGGCTGTTTCTTTTGGGGATTCTCATGAGCTTTATCACCTTTGGATCCATCCGTTATCAGGAGATGTGGGAGAAAGCCCACTTAGTAGACCCTCTCATGTTGTCTTGGGCATGTCTTTTACTCTTTGGTGGTGCGGTAGGCAAATCGGGGCAGGTACCTTTACACACCTGGCTACCCAACGCCATGGCAGGTCCGACACCCGTATCTGCACTACTCCACTCCTCCACCATGGTAGCTGCTGGGGTGTACATGGTAGCCAGACTACATCCGGTATTTGAAGCCAGTGACACAGCTCTGAAGGTCATTGTATTGGTAGGGAGCGTAACCGCCCTTATGGCAGCATTAGCTGCCACATCCCATACGGACATAAAGAAGATCATAGCCTTTTCCACCATGAGCCAGTTGGGGCTCATGTTCATAGCATTAGGACTGAAGGATAAGCTGGCGGGGAGTTTTCATCTGATAACCCATGCCTTTTTCAAGGCACTGTTATTTTTAGCAGCAGGATCGGTGATACACACCTTTCACCATAAGGTACACGACATATACGAAGTAGGGGGCTTAAGGAATAAGATGCCTGTAACCTATCTAAGCTTTATGGTAGGGGCTTTAGCATTAGCTGGTGTGTTTCCCTTTGCTGGCTTTTGGAGTAAGGAGTTGATTTTAGGGAGGGCGTACGAGGCTAGTTTTGGCATAGGTGTGTTGGTGAGTGTAGTGAGCGTGTTGACAGCCTATTACATATTCAGGGAAGGGTTTGTGATGTTTCACGGGGAGGAGAGGAAAGGAGGTGCGCACGAGAGTGAAGGGGTGATGATACTACCCATGGCGGTATTGATGTTAGGGTCTGTGTTTGCGGGTTTTGGTGTGTGGTGGTACGGTAGTCTCATGGGTAAGGAGGTACACATACACGGTGATACGGTGGTACTGTCGTTGGTGATAGCCCTTGTGGGTATAGGTGTGGCGTATGGTGTGTATGTGAGAAGGTGGTTGAGTGCAGAGGAGCTTTATAGGGTGCTCAGGCCACTTCACACCACCTTCAGAGAGCAGTTCTTTACGGAAAGGTTCTACCACAAAACTTTAGCGGGAGGATATCTTCTGTGGTCCAAGGTAATGCACCAAACAGTGGAAACCCTCCTGATAGACGGTGTTGTGAACGGTTTTTACCCTCTGTTTAGGTCTGTGGGAGGTGTTATAAATCTCCTTCAGAGAGGTAAGCTGAACATGTATGTTTTGGGAATATATGCAGGGCTTGCCCTCTTAGTTCTCATAACGATACTGTGGAGGTGA
- a CDS encoding complex I subunit 4 family protein, whose amino-acid sequence MGELLALSIFLPLITAGLIAIVRKETFSKVISVITSLVVFVLSLILLANFRWEEHQFQHTLRLNWIEPLGISFHIGLDGMGISLVVLTALMFVVVTVWSLKVEDRPNLYYALFMLLETACIGVFSALDLFLFYLFWEGMLIPMYFIIGLWGHDRKVYAANKFFIYTFFGSIFLLLGIASVVVYTYHITGQMTFDYLFLSQVQYPHWLQMIAFLLWGIGFAVKVPMWPVHTWLPDAHVEAPTAGSVILAAVLLKMGTFGFVRYSLPMFPEASKEFMPLVFFLSVVAIIYAAMMAIAQTHIKKLIAYSSISHMGMVTLGTFAGNMDALNGAIYMMVAHGLASAGLFMAAGFIYDRVHSYHMDDLGGLARYIPNLAVVFMLVGLVSIGFPGLAGFVAEFLILFGTFQKYPLWAALAGTGMILGAAYFLYLYKRTMLEEETISEYRREKWSHLRDLELHHWVGFLIVIASSLLLGLYPLPFVKLMEQTSRMILGS is encoded by the coding sequence ATGGGAGAGTTACTGGCGCTGAGCATATTTCTTCCCCTTATAACCGCCGGTCTTATAGCCATCGTTAGGAAAGAAACCTTCTCTAAAGTTATCTCCGTGATAACCAGTTTGGTGGTTTTTGTTCTCAGTTTGATTCTTTTGGCTAACTTTAGGTGGGAGGAACACCAGTTTCAACACACCCTCAGACTAAACTGGATAGAACCTCTGGGTATCTCCTTCCACATAGGTCTGGACGGTATGGGAATATCTCTTGTAGTGCTCACTGCTCTGATGTTTGTGGTGGTAACTGTTTGGTCTTTAAAGGTAGAAGACAGACCTAACCTTTACTATGCTCTCTTCATGCTTTTGGAAACAGCGTGTATAGGTGTGTTCTCTGCACTGGATCTTTTCCTCTTCTACCTCTTCTGGGAAGGCATGCTGATACCCATGTACTTCATAATAGGTCTGTGGGGACACGACAGAAAAGTATACGCCGCCAACAAGTTTTTCATATACACCTTCTTCGGCAGCATATTTCTGCTTTTGGGTATAGCCAGTGTGGTGGTGTACACCTATCACATAACGGGTCAAATGACCTTTGATTACCTCTTCCTTTCGCAAGTCCAGTATCCCCATTGGTTACAGATGATCGCTTTTCTACTGTGGGGTATAGGTTTTGCCGTTAAGGTACCTATGTGGCCTGTTCATACATGGCTGCCAGATGCTCACGTAGAGGCTCCCACTGCAGGCTCCGTCATACTGGCCGCTGTTCTTCTTAAGATGGGGACATTTGGCTTTGTGAGGTACTCCTTGCCTATGTTCCCAGAAGCCAGTAAGGAGTTCATGCCTCTGGTGTTTTTCCTCAGTGTGGTGGCCATAATCTACGCAGCCATGATGGCCATAGCTCAGACCCATATTAAGAAACTGATAGCCTACTCCTCCATAAGCCATATGGGCATGGTGACCTTGGGCACCTTTGCCGGGAACATGGATGCTCTCAACGGTGCTATATACATGATGGTGGCTCACGGTTTAGCCTCTGCAGGACTCTTTATGGCTGCTGGTTTCATTTACGACCGTGTACACTCCTACCATATGGATGATCTGGGCGGACTGGCCCGTTACATACCCAACTTGGCGGTTGTGTTTATGTTGGTGGGACTGGTTAGTATAGGCTTCCCTGGTTTGGCAGGCTTTGTGGCTGAGTTTCTCATCCTATTTGGAACTTTCCAGAAGTATCCTCTGTGGGCGGCTCTTGCAGGTACAGGTATGATACTGGGTGCTGCCTACTTCCTTTACCTCTACAAGAGGACGATGCTGGAGGAGGAAACTATATCCGAGTACAGGAGGGAAAAATGGTCTCACCTTAGGGATCTTGAGCTCCACCACTGGGTAGGATTCTTGATAGTGATAGCTTCCTCCTTACTTTTAGGTCTTTATCCTCTACCTTTCGTAAAGCTCATGGAACAAACCTCTAGGATGATTTTGGGGAGTTAA